One genomic window of Parcubacteria group bacterium includes the following:
- the rplU gene encoding 50S ribosomal protein L21 codes for MIAVIKTGGKQYKVAEGDTIKVEKLDVEAGKNVDFNEVLLVGEADGANLTIGAPLVPGAKVTALVLAQGRAKKIDVIKYKRKVRYRKKYGHRQAYTQVKIEKITA; via the coding sequence ATGATTGCAGTCATCAAAACAGGCGGAAAGCAGTACAAGGTGGCGGAGGGCGACACCATCAAAGTGGAAAAACTTGACGTGGAAGCCGGAAAAAACGTTGATTTTAACGAGGTGCTTTTGGTTGGCGAGGCAGATGGCGCCAATCTCACCATCGGGGCTCCGCTCGTTCCTGGCGCCAAAGTCACTGCTCTCGTGTTGGCGCAGGGGCGCGCCAAGAAGATTGACGTCATCAAGTACAAGCGCAAGGTGCGCTACCGCAAGAAGTACGGCCATCGCCAGGCGTACACCCAGGTCAAGATAGAAAAAATTACCGCGTAA
- a CDS encoding undecaprenyl/decaprenyl-phosphate alpha-N-acetylglucosaminyl 1-phosphate transferase, producing the protein MRYVGIFLAAAALAFLATTVVRRVAARLNIIDRPGEPRKIHSKPIPLLGGAAIFASFWLVIGSIILFSDLLPARYVSEQFLLGLFIAGFALMVGGFLDDRYRLRARFQLVAPIIAILVVIGSGMGIAFVSNPLGPGLWHLDTLQWDLFEAGGRTIQFVLLADFFTVIWLLGMMFTTKLLDGLDGLVSGITAIGAFILFALSLSDKTFQPDVALLAVSLAGATLGFLFWNAHPAKIFLGEGGSVWLGFMLGVLAIISGGKVATALLVMGVPILDVGWVIVRRVFLEKKSPAIGDSKHLHFRLLTAGLSHRQSVLLLWGVAALFGVASLFVQTRGKVYLLTALVAVMILLGLWSRKRSHSLSSPLP; encoded by the coding sequence ATGCGGTACGTAGGGATTTTTTTGGCGGCAGCGGCGCTGGCCTTCCTTGCAACCACAGTAGTGCGCCGCGTTGCCGCGAGGCTTAACATTATTGACCGCCCGGGCGAGCCGCGCAAAATCCACTCAAAGCCCATTCCGCTCCTCGGCGGAGCGGCTATTTTCGCATCGTTCTGGCTGGTGATTGGGTCAATTATCCTGTTTTCGGATCTCTTGCCGGCGCGGTACGTAAGCGAGCAATTTTTGCTCGGGCTCTTCATCGCGGGGTTTGCGCTTATGGTCGGCGGTTTTTTGGATGACCGCTACCGCTTGCGGGCGCGGTTCCAGCTGGTTGCTCCCATCATCGCAATTTTAGTGGTCATCGGAAGCGGCATGGGCATTGCGTTCGTGAGCAATCCCTTGGGCCCCGGGCTGTGGCACTTGGACACTCTCCAGTGGGACCTGTTTGAAGCGGGCGGCCGGACCATCCAGTTCGTGCTGCTCGCTGACTTCTTCACCGTCATCTGGCTCTTGGGAATGATGTTCACCACCAAGCTCCTGGACGGGCTTGACGGCCTCGTATCGGGCATTACCGCCATCGGCGCGTTCATTTTATTCGCGCTCTCTTTGTCCGATAAGACGTTCCAGCCGGACGTGGCCTTGCTCGCCGTATCTCTCGCCGGAGCCACCCTCGGCTTTTTGTTCTGGAACGCGCACCCGGCCAAGATATTCTTGGGCGAAGGGGGGAGCGTCTGGCTTGGATTCATGCTGGGGGTGCTCGCAATCATTTCCGGCGGGAAAGTCGCCACCGCGCTTTTAGTGATGGGTGTTCCTATCCTTGACGTGGGGTGGGTCATTGTGCGCCGCGTGTTTTTGGAAAAAAAATCACCCGCAATCGGGGACTCAAAGCACCTGCACTTTCGGCTCTTGACCGCGGGGCTCTCGCACCGGCAGAGCGTGCTGCTCTTGTGGGGAGTGGCCGCGCTTTTCGGGGTTGCATCGCTGTTCGTCCAGACCCGGGGCAAGGTGTACCTCTTGACCGCGCTCGTTGCGGTCATGATTCTTTTGGGACTATGGTCGCGAAAACGCTCACATTCACTCTCATCGCCATTGCCCTAG
- the ruvX gene encoding Holliday junction resolvase RuvX produces the protein MNYLGIDYGESKIGLAKASDEARVAVPFRTVLNDSGAILELERIILVEGFQHIVIGYPLTLAGEEGAATRAVDEFIKKLSTLSLPITKQDERFSTTASDDAAERNHAQAAALILGTYLEAHPV, from the coding sequence ATGAACTACTTAGGCATTGATTACGGCGAATCCAAAATCGGGCTTGCCAAAGCCTCGGACGAGGCTCGGGTCGCGGTGCCGTTCCGGACCGTGCTGAACGACTCCGGCGCCATCCTTGAGCTGGAGCGGATTATTCTGGTTGAGGGCTTCCAGCACATTGTGATCGGGTACCCGCTCACGCTTGCCGGGGAAGAGGGGGCAGCCACCCGCGCCGTGGACGAATTCATCAAAAAACTTTCAACGCTCTCCTTGCCTATCACCAAGCAGGATGAGCGGTTCTCAACCACTGCATCAGATGATGCAGCCGAGCGCAACCATGCCCAGGCAGCGGCCTTGATCCTCGGGACCTACCTTGAGGCGCACCCAGTATAG
- a CDS encoding DUF192 domain-containing protein, giving the protein MVAKTLTFTLIAIALAAMAALAANRYMRDPSALLEMSSLRVGRATVSVEIADTRPSQVQGLSGRSSLPPGRGMLFVYGDARPRNFWMKDMRFPLDAIWIAGRTVIGIQENIPYQSEDGSIARFQSHKPADMVLEVNAGWVAGNGVKTGDVVELDKAGN; this is encoded by the coding sequence ATGGTCGCGAAAACGCTCACATTCACTCTCATCGCCATTGCCCTAGCGGCAATGGCCGCGCTTGCGGCAAATCGGTATATGCGTGATCCATCCGCACTGCTTGAAATGTCTTCCCTGCGAGTCGGCCGCGCAACCGTGTCCGTGGAAATTGCGGATACGCGGCCGAGCCAGGTTCAGGGTCTTTCCGGGCGCTCATCACTGCCGCCGGGCCGCGGCATGCTGTTTGTGTACGGTGATGCGCGACCCAGGAATTTTTGGATGAAGGATATGCGTTTTCCCCTTGACGCGATTTGGATCGCAGGCCGCACAGTCATAGGCATACAGGAAAACATTCCCTACCAATCAGAAGACGGCTCCATAGCGCGCTTTCAATCACACAAGCCCGCTGACATGGTTCTGGAAGTGAACGCGGGCTGGGTGGCTGGGAATGGCGTCAAAACAGGGGATGTAGTGGAGCTTGACAAGGCAGGCAATTGA
- a CDS encoding nucleoside monophosphate kinase, producing MQKNKPVIILLGPQGSGKGTQGKRLAQKLEIPYLETGKLLRDEIASKSARGNQFAETVNSGGHLADQDISAFMKAKMEQALSSSGGFVMDGFPRSQGQAEASDAVAAPSHVILIDIPDQESIRRLSARRECPKDGRVYNMLTNPPKSDELCDDCNTKLVQRADDTPAGIQKRLDWYHKDTKPMLDRYEAQGILHRIDGTPSIDEVEKSVGEIFA from the coding sequence ATGCAAAAAAACAAACCAGTCATCATCCTGCTCGGGCCCCAAGGGTCGGGCAAGGGAACCCAGGGCAAGCGGCTAGCGCAAAAGCTTGAAATCCCGTATCTTGAGACGGGCAAGCTCTTGCGCGATGAAATCGCGTCCAAAAGCGCGCGCGGCAATCAGTTTGCAGAAACCGTCAATTCCGGCGGCCATCTGGCGGACCAGGACATCAGCGCGTTCATGAAAGCAAAGATGGAACAGGCGCTCTCCTCATCCGGAGGTTTTGTGATGGACGGATTTCCCCGGAGCCAGGGCCAGGCAGAGGCTTCTGACGCGGTTGCCGCGCCCTCGCACGTTATTTTGATTGACATTCCGGACCAGGAGTCAATCAGAAGGCTTTCCGCCCGCAGAGAGTGCCCGAAAGACGGGAGGGTCTATAACATGCTTACCAATCCGCCAAAGAGCGATGAGCTCTGTGATGATTGCAACACGAAACTTGTGCAGCGTGCAGATGATACGCCCGCGGGGATCCAGAAGCGCCTTGACTGGTACCACAAAGATACCAAACCCATGCTTGATCGCTACGAAGCGCAAGGCATTCTCCACCGCATAGACGGCACGCCGTCCATTGATGAAGTTGAAAAATCAGTGGGGGAGATATTTGCATGA
- the rplO gene encoding 50S ribosomal protein L15 yields MAELSLHNLPRPAGQKKRKKRVGRGNASGKGTYSARGLKGQTARSGGTRGIKRRSAFQQFLIRTPKLRGFKRFSPEIAIVNLSQLSLRFKDGETVSQKSLVSRGVVRRTPGGVKVLGNGTLEKKLSVTVHYVSRSARAAIEKAGGSVTIARK; encoded by the coding sequence ATGGCAGAACTTTCTCTCCACAACCTGCCGCGCCCGGCTGGACAGAAGAAGCGCAAAAAGCGCGTTGGCCGCGGCAATGCTTCGGGCAAGGGCACGTATTCGGCCCGAGGCTTAAAGGGCCAGACCGCGCGTTCGGGCGGGACGCGGGGCATCAAGCGGCGCAGCGCGTTCCAGCAGTTTTTGATCCGCACGCCCAAGCTGCGGGGTTTTAAGCGTTTCTCGCCCGAAATTGCGATTGTCAACCTCTCACAGCTCTCCCTACGCTTTAAGGACGGCGAAACCGTCAGCCAGAAATCCCTGGTAAGCCGCGGCGTGGTGCGCCGGACTCCGGGTGGCGTAAAGGTGCTCGGAAATGGTACACTGGAAAAGAAGCTTAGCGTTACCGTGCACTACGTATCGCGGTCCGCGCGCGCGGCCATTGAAAAGGCGGGCGGAAGCGTCACTATCGCGCGTAAGTAA
- the map gene encoding type I methionyl aminopeptidase, with protein sequence MKPKTAKEIELLAEGGHILACIMKDLVARCVAGANASDLDALAEEEIRKAGGSPSFKGFGKPGEEFPNVLCVSPNDMLVHGIPHKDLAFREGDLIGLDLGLEYKGLYTDHAVTVPIGDISEEDERLLAVTRECLERGIAQAVAGNHLGDIGHAVQEYAEKLGYGVIRKLTGHAVGYSVHEEPRIPNFGKAGSGEKIMAGAVLAIEPMIAIGGADVKTADDGWGVVTADGARAAHFEHTVVAATNGPRILTQ encoded by the coding sequence ATGAAGCCGAAAACCGCCAAAGAAATAGAACTGCTGGCGGAAGGCGGGCATATCCTTGCCTGCATTATGAAAGATTTGGTTGCGCGGTGCGTTGCGGGCGCCAACGCATCTGATTTGGACGCGTTGGCAGAAGAGGAAATCCGCAAAGCAGGGGGCAGCCCGTCATTCAAGGGATTTGGCAAGCCTGGCGAAGAGTTCCCGAACGTGTTGTGCGTTTCCCCGAACGACATGCTGGTGCACGGCATTCCGCACAAGGATTTGGCATTCAGAGAAGGGGATTTGATCGGCCTGGACCTCGGTCTAGAGTACAAAGGTTTGTACACGGACCATGCCGTAACCGTTCCCATTGGCGATATTTCGGAAGAAGACGAGCGCCTGCTCGCGGTAACGCGCGAGTGTTTGGAACGCGGCATTGCCCAGGCTGTAGCGGGCAACCATCTCGGCGATATCGGGCACGCGGTCCAGGAGTATGCGGAAAAGCTTGGATATGGGGTCATCCGCAAGCTCACCGGCCATGCCGTGGGCTACAGCGTGCACGAAGAGCCGCGTATTCCCAATTTTGGAAAAGCCGGAAGCGGCGAAAAAATCATGGCAGGGGCAGTGCTTGCCATTGAGCCCATGATTGCCATTGGAGGCGCAGACGTCAAAACAGCGGATGACGGCTGGGGCGTGGTGACTGCTGATGGCGCGCGCGCCGCGCACTTTGAGCACACGGTCGTGGCCGCCACGAACGGGCCGCGAATATTAACCCAGTAA